One stretch of Oncorhynchus masou masou isolate Uvic2021 chromosome 9, UVic_Omas_1.1, whole genome shotgun sequence DNA includes these proteins:
- the LOC135545730 gene encoding alpha-2Db adrenergic receptor-like, which yields MMDVAKFITVTYNTLQDANTSSAPRPLPHTELGSALIILLVTVIILVTIVGNVLVIVAVLTSRALRAPQNLFLVSLACADILVATLVIPFSLANEVMGYWYFGSPWCAFYLALDVLFCTSSIVHLCAISLDRYWSVTKAVSYNLKRTPKRIKSMIAMVWVISAVISFPPLIMTKHDEHECLLNNETWYILSSCLVSFFAPGLIMILVYCKIYKVAKQRSSTVFVAKNGLERQPSQSETCFMRKERMEIESPSSQSSEDHHRQEELDDIDLEESCCASDKPRNHRFSKQMKVEGSDCCPRQSCRLSWASARATQLFQDPKNAAIPALAAQRQHLAAASSKTKVAQMREKRFTFVLAVVMGVFVLCWFPFFFTYSLHAICRESCYIPGALFNTFFWIGYCNSSVNPIIYTIFNRDFRKAFKKIVCRTSKRTNAT from the coding sequence ATGATGGATGTAGCCAAGTTTATCACCGTTACCTACAACACCTTGCAGGATGCCAACACATCGAGCGCACCAAGACCACTCCCGCACACGGAGCTGGGCTCTGCGCTCATCATCCTGCTGGTTACCGTGATCATTCTGGTCACCATCGTTGGTAACGTGCTGGTCATCGTGGCCGTGCTCACCAGCAGGGCTCTCCGCGCGCCCCAGAACCTTTTCCTGGTGTCCCTGGCATGCGCGGACATCCTCGTAGCCACACTGGTCATCCCGTTCTCCCTTGCCAATGAGGTCATGGGTTACTGGTACTTTGGGAGCCCCTGGTGCGCCTTTTATCTGGCACTGGATGTACTCTTCTGCACCTCGTCTATAGTCCACCTGTGCGCCATCAGTCTGGACCGCTACTGGTCCGTCACCAAGGCAGTGAGCTATAATCTGAAGCGGACCCCCAAGCGTATCAAGTCCATGATAGCCATGGTGTGGGTCATCTCCGCAGTCATCTCCTTTCCGCCTCTTATCATGACCAAGCATGATGAGCACGAGTGTCTGTTAAACAACGAGACCTGGTACATCCTGTCCTCTTGCCTCGTGTCCTTCTTTGCCCCGGGCCTCATCATGATCCTAGTCTACTGTAAGATCTATAAAGTGGCCAAGCAGCGCTCTTCCACGGTGTTCGTGGCGAAGAATGGCCTGGAGAGGCAGCCCTCCCAGTCAGAGACGTGCTTCATGAGGAAGGAGCGGATGGAGATAGAGAGCCCCAGTAGCCAGAGCTCCGAGGACCACCACAGGCAGGAGGAGCTGGATGATATCGACCTGGAGGAGAGCTGCTGTGCATCGGACAAACCCCGTAACCACCGCTTCTCCAAGCAAATGAAGGTGGAGGGCTCGGACTGCTGCCCACGCCAGAGCTGCCGCCTATCTTGGGCCTCGGCGCGTGCCACGCAGCTTTTCCAAGACCCTAAAAATGCCGCCATCCCCGCCCTGGCAGCCCAGCGGCAGCACCTTGCGGCGGCCTCGTCCAAGACCAAAGTGGCCCAGATGCGTGAGAAGCGATTCACGTTCGTGCTCGCCGTGGTGATGGGGGTTTTTGTGCTCTGCTGGTTCCCCTTCTTCTTCACATATAGCCTGCACGCAATCTGCAGGGAAAGCTGCTACATCCCCGGTGCGCTCTTCAACACCTTCTTCTGGATTGGTTACTGCAACAGCTCCGTGAATCCTATCATATATACCATTTTCAACAGGGATTTTCGTAAGGCGTTTAAGAAAATAGTTTGCCGGACATCAAAACGCACTAATGCCACTTGA